The proteins below come from a single uncultured Carboxylicivirga sp. genomic window:
- a CDS encoding DUF6249 domain-containing protein: protein MEGALAIIFIFGGIPAIIISLSYFKTRRIERTALIAAGKDASIFDQLNSKPKHYLSLKYGMFMVGLAVGVMMGAVLESYTMMYESAAYISMVLLFGGLSLVLFYLIQKKLNDE, encoded by the coding sequence ATGGAAGGTGCATTAGCAATCATTTTTATTTTCGGTGGTATTCCTGCAATAATTATATCATTGTCTTACTTCAAAACCAGAAGAATTGAACGTACAGCATTAATTGCAGCAGGAAAAGATGCTTCGATATTCGATCAACTAAATTCAAAACCAAAACACTACTTAAGTCTAAAATACGGAATGTTTATGGTTGGACTTGCAGTTGGTGTGATGATGGGAGCTGTTCTTGAATCTTACACAATGATGTATGAGTCGGCTGCTTATATTTCGATGGTGTTATTATTTGGTGGTTTGAGTTTGGTATTATTTTACCTGATTCAAAAAAAGTTGAATGATGAATAA